Proteins encoded within one genomic window of Humulus lupulus chromosome 1, drHumLupu1.1, whole genome shotgun sequence:
- the LOC133811435 gene encoding salicylic acid-binding protein 2-like has product MGESKVDKHYFVVVHGACHGAWSWYKLKPLLEAAGHRVTAVDLAASGINMKSIKDVHSMLDYSQPLLELLASLDPEEKVVLVGHSLGGLNLAMAMENFPQKIAVAVFLTAFMPDTVNQPSYVLEQYCERVPPGAWLDTQFGSFETPKGSLSSIFFGPKFISNKLYQLTPKEDFELAMALARPSSQFIEDLSKVKKLTENSYGSVPRVFAICDQDLGIPLEFQQWMIQNGGVSDVMEIQGADHMPMFSKPKETCDVLVKIASKFA; this is encoded by the exons atgggaGAAAGCAAAGTTGATAAGCACTACTTCGTTGTGGTCCATGGGGCGTGCCACGGAGCATGGAGCTGGTACAAGCTGAAGCCGCTGCTGGAGGCGGCCGGCCACCGTGTGACGGCGGTTGATCTGGCGGCTTCCGGCATCAACATGAAGAGTATTAAAGATGTGCACTCAATGTTGGACTATTCTCAGCCACTGTTGGAGCTTTTGGCGTCTCTTGATCCGGAAGAGAAGGTGGTCCTCGTCGGCCATAGCCTTGGAGGCCTCAACCTAGCCATGGCTATGGAGAATTTCCCTCAAAAAATTGCCGTCGCCGTTTTCTTGACGGCGTTTATGCCGGACACCGTTAATCAGCCGTCGTATGTTCTAGAACAG TATTGCGAAAGGGTCCCACCAGGTGCATGGCTAGACACACAGTTTGGGTCATTTGAGACTCCTAAAGGATCACTATCATCAATTTTTTTTGGTCCAAAATTTATTTCGAACAAGCTCTATCAACTCaccccaaaagag GATTTTGAATTGGCTATGGCTTTGGCAAGGCCATCGTCACAGTTCATTGAAGACTTGTCCAAAGTAAAGAAATTAACTGAAAACTCATATGGGTCAGTTCCTCGGGTTTTTGCCATTTGTGACCAAGACTTGGGAATACCATTGGAATTTCAGCAATGGATGATCCAAAATGGTGGCGTTTCAGACGTCATGGAGATTCAAGGCGCGGATCATATGCCAATGTTTTCGAAGCCAAAAGAAACTTGTGATGTTTTGGTCAAGATTGCATCTAAATTTGCTTAG